Proteins from a genomic interval of Zingiber officinale cultivar Zhangliang chromosome 2A, Zo_v1.1, whole genome shotgun sequence:
- the LOC122043816 gene encoding uncharacterized protein LOC122043816 codes for MCEAAYDNYTENPEEFMKFLEESEKPLYKGCQRYTKLSALVKLYNTKARHGMSDALFSDLLLDFGDMLPNNHNLSSSMYNVKKTLSCLALTHEKIHACSNDCILYRKQYKNCTSCPKCGLSRWKLTKNKVEKKGVPAKVVWYFPPIPRFKRMFKSLETSRNLTWHADSTRVVGQLRHPVDSPSWKLVDHMWPDFESEPRNLRLALAADGINPHSNLSSRYSCWPIMLVNYNLPPNMCMKRKYIMLTMLISGPKQPGNDIDVYLEVLVEDLQRLQMKEFNSMEELGEAARSLSGIKLFDKLSDIRCEFGKKISVRGKKKNAKANKLEVTIEEKDLEATNFRKCWKKKSIFFNIPYWKHLHVRHCLDVMHIEKNVFESLINTLMNVKGKTKDNVAARLDMVEMGIRPELTPIVGEKRTYLPFAACSFTKKEKLQVCKSLKDIKVPEGFSLNMNNIVCMDQLKLTCLKSHDCHVLMQHFLPIVIRDALPKHVRYAIIRLCFFFKDICCKVIDVAKLDKLQSDLVVTLCLLEQYFPPSFFDIMLHLTVHLVREVRLCGPVYFRWMYPFERCMKVLKSYVGSRKHPDGCIVQRYLAEEAIEFCSEYLNDVDPIGVPQSIRDSKANGSGLQACNTPIIVQQVDLEHKTFLKSMFPKKEKDERWIQDAHNKRFIDWFRAKVAAEIDSCNGGTTSSLTWLAHGSRAQIIKYNSYVINGNLYQTKARDDDRVCQNSGVSLVANTMLVCSAKDKNPLLADVSFYGVIEEIWELDYHQFHVPLFKCAWVANDKGIINNDECGFTLVNLNKRGHKNDKFVLASQVNQVFYIDDPLKKGWSIVLPVPNRCYEGDADDDGSSIPDSRPIDDVDTHCIPAHERYFRSEIEGVWVTKKKK; via the exons ATGTGTGAGGCAGCGTATGATAATTATACAGAAAACCCTGaagaatttatgaaatttttggaggaaTCAGAGAAGCCATTGTACAAGGGATGTCAACGTTACACAAAATTGAGTGCACTTGTGAAATTGTACAATACCAAAGCAAGGCATGGAAtgagtgatgctctattttcagATCTACTATTAGATTTTGGAGATATGTTGCCAAATAATCACAATCTATCATCCTCAATGTATAATGTAAAAAAGACGTTGAGTTGCTTGGCGTTGACTCATGAAAAGATTCATGCTTGTTCCAATGATTGCATTCTTTATAGGAAGCAATATAAAAACTGCACAAGCTGCCCTAAATGTGGCTTGTCACGGTGGAAGCTAACCAAAAACAAGGTTGAGAAGAAAGGTGTTCCCGCTAAGGTGGTTTGGTATTTCCCTCCCATACCAAGATTTAagcgcatgtttaaatctttagagACCTCAAGAAATTTAACATGGCATGCAGATTCTACAAGAGTTGTTGGTCAATTACGTCATCCAGTTGATTCACCATCGTGGAAGTTAGTGGATCATATGTGGCCCGACTTTGAAAGTGAGCCAAGAAATCTTCGTCTAGCGCTTGCAGCTGATGGCATTAATCCTCATAGCAATCTTAGTAGTCGGTATAGCTGTTGGCCAATCATGTTGGTCAATTATAATTTACCTCCAAATATGTGCATGAAGAGGAAATACATCATGCTAACTATGCTCATTTCAGGGCCTAAACAACCTGGAAACGATATTGATGTCTATCTGGAGGTGTTAGTTGAAGATTTGCAACGATT GCAAATGAAGGAGTTTAATAGCATGGAGGAACTTGGAGAAGCAGCTAGATCATTATCTGGGATTAAGTTGTTTGACAAACTTTCTGACATAAGGTGTGAATTTGGAAAGAAGATAAGTGTGAGAGGGAAAAAAAAGAATGCAAAGGCTAATAAGTTGGAAGTCActatagaagaaaaagatttagaaGCAACAAATTTCAGAAaatgttggaagaagaagtcaatcttttttaatattccttACTGGAAACACTTGCATGTAAGACATTGTCTTGATGTTATGCACATCGAGAAAAATGTATTTGAATCCCTCATTAATACTTTGATGAATGTTAAAGGAAAAACCAAGGATAATGTGGCAGCTAGGTTGGACATGGTTGAGATGGGAATTAGGCCTGAATTAACACCTATAGTTGGGGAGAAGAGAACATATCTTCCTTTTGCTGCGTGCTCATtcacaaaaaaagaaaagttacaaGTGTGCAAGTCATTAAAGGATATAAAAGTTCCAGAAGGTTTCTCTTTAAACATGAATAATATTGTGTGCATGGATCAGTTGAAGTTGACTTGCTTAAAATCCCATGATTGCCATGTTTTAATGCAGCATTTCTTGCCAATAGTCATACGTGATGCGCTACCAAAACATGTTAGATATGCCATCATAAGATTATGTTTTTTCTTTAAAGATATTTGTTGTAAAGTTATAGATGTAGCCAAGTTAGATAAGCTGCAATCTGACTTGGTTGTTACACTATGCTTATTGGAGCAATATTTCCCCCCGTCTTTCTTCGATATCATGCTTCACTTAACTGTCCATCTTGTTCGAGAAGTTCGATTATGTGGACCAGTTTACtttagatggatgtatccatttgaaagatgcATGAAGGTGCTTAAGAGTTATGTAGGCAGTCGAAAACATCCTGACGGTTGCATTGTTCAGAGATATTTAGCAGAAGAAGCAattgagttttgttcagaatACCTCAATGATGTTGATCCTATTGGAGTTCCTCAATCAATTCGAGATTCGAAAGCAAATGGTTCTGGCTTGCAAGCATGCAACACACCAATTATAGTGCAACAAGTTGATCT TGAACATAAAACTTTTTTGAAATCAATGTTTCCCAAAAAAGAGAAAGATGAAAGGTGGATACAAGATGCTCACAACAAGAGGTTTATTGATTGGTTTCGTGCAAAG GTGGCTGCTGAAATTGACAGTTGCAatggtggaacaacatcatcattAACATGGTTGGCCCATGGATCGCGTGCACAAATCATTAAGTATAATAGTTATGTGATAAATGGCAATTTATACCAAACAAAGGCGCGAGATGATGACAGAGTTTGCCAAAACAGTGGGGTTTCTTTAGTTGCCAACACcatgcttgtatgtagtgctAAAGATAAGAATCCCTTGCTAGCTGATGTGTCTTTCTATGGAGTAATTGAAGAAATATGGGAATTAGACTATCATCAATTTCACGTTCCTCTTTTCAAATGCGCGTGGGTTGCAAATGACAAAGGAATAATCAACAATGATGAATGTGGCTTCACATTAGTCAACTTGAACAAACGAGGACACAAGAATGACAAATTTGTGCTTGCAAGTCAAGTCAACCAAGTCTTTTATATTGATGACCCATTAAAAAAGGGGTGGTCAATTGTGCTCCCAGTTCCAAATAGATGTTATGAGGGAGATGCTGATGATGATGGGAGCAGTATTCCTGATTCTAGACCAATTGATGATGTTGATACTCATTGCATTCCTGCTCATGAAAGATATTTTAGATCAGAAATTGAGGGTGTTTGGgtcacaaaaaagaaaaaatga